A section of the Streptomyces sp. NBC_01363 genome encodes:
- the dapB gene encoding 4-hydroxy-tetrahydrodipicolinate reductase, which translates to MSKLRVAVLGAKGRIGSEAVRAVEAADDMELVAALGRGDELETLTESGAQVVVELTTPASVMGNLDFCVRHGIHAVVGTTGWSDERLAQLNTWLSGSPETGVLIAPNFSIGAVLTMKFAEQAARYFESVEVIELHHPDKADAPSGTATRTAQLIAEARRKAGCAPQPDATTTALDGARGADVDGVPVHAVRLRGLLAHQEVLLGGEGETLTIRHDSLHHSSFMPGILLGARRVVTTPGLTFGLEHFLDLN; encoded by the coding sequence ATGAGCAAGCTGCGCGTGGCCGTTCTCGGCGCCAAGGGCCGCATCGGATCCGAGGCGGTACGAGCCGTCGAGGCCGCCGACGACATGGAGCTGGTGGCCGCGCTGGGCCGCGGCGACGAGCTGGAGACCCTCACGGAATCCGGCGCCCAGGTCGTCGTCGAGCTCACCACCCCCGCGTCCGTGATGGGCAACCTCGACTTCTGCGTCCGGCACGGCATCCACGCCGTCGTCGGTACGACAGGCTGGTCCGACGAACGGCTCGCGCAGCTGAACACCTGGCTCTCCGGCTCCCCGGAGACCGGTGTGCTCATCGCGCCGAACTTCTCCATCGGCGCCGTCCTCACGATGAAGTTCGCGGAGCAGGCCGCCCGCTACTTCGAGTCCGTCGAGGTCATCGAACTCCACCACCCCGACAAGGCCGACGCCCCCTCGGGCACCGCCACCCGCACCGCCCAGCTGATCGCCGAGGCCCGCAGGAAGGCCGGCTGCGCCCCGCAGCCGGACGCCACCACCACGGCCCTGGACGGGGCCCGGGGAGCGGACGTCGACGGGGTCCCGGTCCACGCGGTCCGGCTCCGCGGCCTCCTCGCCCACCAGGAAGTGCTGCTCGGCGGCGAGGGCGAGACCCTCACCATCCGCCACGACTCCCTGCACCACAGCAGCTTCATGCCGGGCATCCTGCTCGGCGCACGCCGCGTGGTGACCACTCCCGGCCTCACGTTCGGCCTGGAACACTTCCTCGACCTGAACTGA
- a CDS encoding ribonuclease J: MSHPHPELGTPPKLPKGGLRVTPLGGLGEIGRNMTVFEYGGRLLIVDCGVLFPEEEQPGIDLILPDFTTIRDRLDDIEGIVLTHGHEDHIGGVPYLLRLKPDIPLIGSKLTLALIEAKLQEHRIRPYTLEVAEGQRERIGVFDCEFIAVNHSIPDALAVAIRTPAGMAVATGDFKMDQLPLDGRLTDLHAFARLSEEGIDLLLSDSTNAEVPGFVPPERDISNVLRTVFANAQKRIIVASFASHVHRIQQILDAAHEYGRRVAFVGRSMVRNMGIARDLGYLRVPAGLVVDVKTLDDLPDDEVVLVCTGSQGEPMAALSRMANRDHQIRIVPGDTVILASSLIPGNENAVYRVINGLTRWGANVVHKGNAKVHVSGHASAGELLYFYNICKPKNLMPVHGEWRHLRANAELGALTGVPKDHIVIAEDGVVVDLVDGRAKIVGKVQAGYVYVDGLSVGDVTETSLKDRRILGEEGIISVFIVVDSSSGKITGGPDIHARGSGIDDSAFSAVVPKIEEAINKSAQDGVLEPHQLQQLVRRTVGKWVSDTYRRRPMILPVVVEV, translated from the coding sequence TTGAGTCATCCGCATCCCGAACTCGGCACCCCGCCGAAGCTCCCGAAGGGCGGCCTCCGGGTCACCCCGCTCGGCGGCCTCGGCGAAATCGGCCGCAATATGACGGTCTTCGAGTACGGCGGCCGCCTGCTCATCGTCGACTGTGGAGTTCTCTTCCCCGAGGAGGAGCAGCCCGGAATCGACCTGATCCTGCCGGACTTCACCACGATCCGGGACCGTCTCGACGACATCGAGGGCATCGTCCTCACGCACGGCCACGAGGACCACATCGGTGGTGTCCCGTATCTGCTGCGCCTGAAGCCGGACATCCCCCTCATCGGTTCCAAGCTGACCCTCGCGCTGATCGAGGCGAAGCTCCAGGAGCACCGCATCCGTCCGTACACCCTCGAAGTGGCGGAGGGCCAGCGCGAGCGCATCGGCGTGTTCGACTGCGAGTTCATCGCGGTCAACCACTCCATCCCGGACGCCCTCGCGGTCGCCATCCGCACCCCTGCGGGGATGGCCGTCGCGACCGGCGACTTCAAGATGGATCAGCTTCCGCTGGACGGCCGGCTCACCGACCTGCATGCCTTCGCCCGGCTGAGCGAGGAAGGCATCGACCTCCTCCTCTCCGACTCGACGAACGCCGAGGTCCCGGGCTTCGTACCGCCCGAGCGGGACATCTCCAACGTCCTGCGCACGGTCTTCGCCAACGCCCAGAAGCGCATCATCGTGGCGAGCTTCGCCAGCCACGTCCACCGCATCCAGCAGATCCTCGACGCGGCACACGAGTACGGCCGCAGGGTCGCCTTCGTCGGCCGCTCGATGGTCCGCAACATGGGCATCGCCCGTGACCTCGGCTACCTGAGGGTCCCTGCGGGCCTGGTCGTCGACGTCAAGACCCTCGACGACCTGCCGGACGACGAGGTCGTGCTGGTCTGCACGGGCTCCCAGGGCGAGCCCATGGCGGCCCTGTCCCGGATGGCCAACCGCGACCACCAGATCCGGATCGTCCCGGGCGACACCGTGATCCTGGCGTCGTCCCTGATCCCGGGCAACGAGAATGCGGTCTACCGCGTGATCAACGGTCTGACCCGCTGGGGCGCCAACGTCGTCCACAAGGGCAACGCGAAGGTCCACGTCTCGGGCCACGCCTCGGCCGGCGAGCTGCTGTACTTCTACAACATCTGCAAGCCGAAGAACCTGATGCCGGTCCACGGCGAATGGCGCCACCTGAGGGCCAACGCCGAACTGGGCGCGCTCACCGGAGTGCCCAAGGACCACATCGTCATCGCCGAGGACGGCGTCGTCGTCGACCTCGTCGACGGCCGGGCCAAGATCGTCGGCAAGGTCCAGGCGGGCTATGTCTACGTCGACGGTCTCTCCGTCGGCGATGTCACCGAGACCTCGCTCAAGGACCGCCGGATCCTCGGCGAAGAGGGCATCATCTCCGTCTTCATCGTGGTCGACAGCTCCTCCGGCAAGATCACGGGCGGACCGGACATCCACGCCCGCGGCTCCGGCATCGACGACTCGGCGTTCAGCGCCGTGGTGCCGAAGATCGAGGAAGCGATCAACAAGTCCGCCCAGGACGGCGTGCTGGAGCCGCACCAGCTCCAGCAGCTCGTCCGTCGCACGGTGGGCAAGTGGGTTTCCGACACCTACCGTCGGCGCCCGATGATCCTTCCCGTCGTCGTCGAGGTCTGA
- the dapA gene encoding 4-hydroxy-tetrahydrodipicolinate synthase → MAPISTPQTPFGRVLTAMVTPFTADGALDLDGAQRLAVHLVDAGNDGLVVNGTTGESPTTSDAEKDQLVRAVLEAVGDRAHIVAGIGTNDTRHSIELARTAERSGAHGLLAVTPYYNKPPQEGLFRHFTAIADATGLPVMLYDIPGRSGVPIDTETLVRLAEHPRIVANKDAKGDLGRASWAIARSGLAWYSGDDMLNLPLLSVGAIGFVSVVGHVVTPDLRALIEAYAGGDVQKATEIHQKLLPVFTGMFRTQGVITTKAALALQGLPAGPLRLPLVELTAQETAQLKIDLAAGGVEL, encoded by the coding sequence ATGGCTCCGATCTCCACTCCGCAGACCCCCTTCGGGCGGGTCCTCACCGCTATGGTCACGCCCTTCACGGCGGACGGTGCACTCGACCTCGACGGTGCCCAGCGGCTCGCCGTCCATCTGGTGGACGCAGGCAATGACGGCCTGGTCGTCAACGGCACCACCGGCGAGTCCCCGACCACCAGCGACGCGGAGAAAGACCAGCTCGTAAGGGCGGTACTGGAAGCCGTGGGGGACAGGGCCCACATCGTCGCCGGCATCGGCACCAACGACACCCGGCACAGCATCGAGCTCGCCCGTACGGCCGAACGCTCCGGCGCCCACGGACTCCTCGCGGTGACGCCGTACTACAACAAGCCGCCGCAGGAAGGCCTCTTCCGCCACTTCACAGCCATCGCCGACGCCACCGGCCTGCCGGTGATGCTCTACGACATTCCCGGTCGCAGCGGTGTGCCGATCGACACGGAGACGCTGGTACGGCTCGCCGAGCACCCGCGCATCGTTGCCAACAAGGACGCCAAGGGCGACCTCGGCCGCGCCAGCTGGGCCATCGCACGCTCCGGCCTCGCCTGGTACTCCGGCGACGACATGCTGAACCTGCCGCTGCTCTCGGTCGGCGCCATCGGATTCGTCTCCGTCGTCGGCCATGTCGTCACCCCCGACCTGCGCGCCCTCATCGAGGCGTATGCCGGCGGCGACGTCCAGAAGGCCACGGAGATCCACCAGAAGCTCCTGCCGGTCTTCACCGGCATGTTCCGCACCCAGGGTGTGATCACCACCAAGGCGGCACTGGCCCTCCAGGGCCTCCCGGCGGGCCCGCTGCGTCTCCCCCTGGTGGAACTCACCGCACAGGAAACGGCGCAGCTCAAGATCGATCTCGCAGCCGGTGGGGTAGAGCTGTAA
- a CDS encoding tetratricopeptide repeat protein has protein sequence MRAKITYFVTAAVLVFYFVLVGSRGVLLIEHGTLLTVTFGVAVLILPVIGIWFLWKNTQFVSRANALAAELDAEGGLPVDELVRTPSGRIDRDSADAVFARRREETEDSPDDWRCWFRLAVAYQDARDTPRARKAMQRAIALHMKTARPSTS, from the coding sequence ATGCGCGCAAAGATCACTTACTTCGTCACCGCTGCCGTCCTGGTCTTCTACTTCGTCCTGGTCGGCAGCCGTGGCGTCCTGCTCATCGAGCACGGCACCCTGCTGACGGTCACCTTCGGGGTCGCGGTGCTGATCCTGCCGGTGATCGGCATCTGGTTCCTCTGGAAGAACACCCAGTTCGTGTCGCGGGCGAACGCGCTGGCCGCGGAACTCGACGCGGAGGGCGGCCTGCCGGTCGACGAACTGGTCCGCACCCCGTCCGGCCGCATCGACCGCGACTCGGCCGACGCGGTGTTCGCCCGCCGCCGCGAGGAGACCGAGGACTCCCCGGACGACTGGCGTTGCTGGTTCCGCCTCGCCGTCGCCTACCAGGACGCCAGGGACACTCCGCGGGCCCGGAAGGCCATGCAGCGAGCCATCGCCCTGCACATGAAGACCGCCCGGCCCAGCACGTCCTGA
- the thyX gene encoding FAD-dependent thymidylate synthase: MTETPEPAKPSFRSDVTVELVKHAAGDSDVLFAARVSTAGEQSLEEVTKDPERSKGLINYLMRDRHGSPFEHNSMTFFISAPIFVFREFMRHRVGWSYNEESGRYRELEPVFYVPDASRKLVQQGRPGKYEFVEGTRAQQELTGRVMEDSYRQAYEAYQEMLAAGVAREVARAVLPVGLFSSMYATCNARSLMHFLGLRTQHELAKVPSFPQREIEMVGQQMEEHWARLMPLTHAAFNKNGRVAP, translated from the coding sequence GTGACCGAGACCCCCGAGCCCGCAAAGCCCAGCTTCCGCAGCGATGTCACCGTTGAGCTGGTGAAACACGCCGCGGGCGACTCCGACGTCCTGTTCGCGGCCCGTGTCTCCACGGCCGGCGAGCAGTCCCTGGAGGAGGTCACCAAGGACCCCGAGCGCTCCAAGGGCCTCATCAACTACCTGATGCGCGACCGCCACGGCAGCCCGTTCGAGCACAACTCGATGACCTTCTTCATCAGCGCCCCGATCTTCGTGTTCCGCGAGTTCATGCGGCACCGCGTCGGCTGGTCGTACAACGAGGAATCGGGCCGCTACAGGGAGCTGGAGCCGGTCTTCTACGTCCCGGACGCGTCCCGCAAGCTCGTCCAGCAGGGCCGCCCCGGCAAGTACGAGTTCGTCGAGGGCACCCGGGCCCAGCAGGAGCTCACCGGCCGCGTCATGGAGGACTCCTACCGCCAGGCGTACGAGGCGTACCAGGAGATGCTCGCCGCAGGAGTGGCCCGCGAGGTCGCCCGCGCCGTGCTCCCCGTCGGCCTCTTCTCCTCGATGTACGCCACGTGCAACGCCCGCTCACTGATGCACTTCCTCGGCCTGCGCACCCAGCACGAGCTGGCGAAGGTGCCATCCTTCCCGCAGCGCGAGATCGAGATGGTCGGACAGCAGATGGAGGAGCACTGGGCCCGGCTCATGCCGCTCACCCATGCAGCCTTCAACAAGAACGGACGCGTAGCCCCGTAA
- a CDS encoding SpoIIE family protein phosphatase has translation MITARAAATFDPVGRSVATARAFVRDTLQGWGYTDVVDDAVVLTSELVTNAVVHAGTAADVLCLRTEDGVRIEVSDHYPEREIPLQSAGPDFGSPDRENGRGLLLCAALATRWGVEYSPTRKHVWFQLDLPDRPVGIRSAGPLLPVGLLPVADERVRVAVVQIDSAGSIAAWNEDSSFLFGHTADQVTGKQLTDFTAWPQTPGTNTGIVDALQLSRWEGSYGIRGADGRIIPVYASHLRVRDTHGEPSTVCLLVRDYERAVLQSPARTPVSDTNAESGKTDPFKIFIGSPAPDDLDGLLQRTVERARDMLDADAAFLLLATDDETELEVRATTGLPSARQRFARVPVEAGTGRYGSARMPAVHEDLDNVPGAVPLLGGTGMRSVVTVPLKVEGRLTGSLGVAAEAAGRYSNEEALRLQFAADRIALAVESARLGELERLRRGSLSFLVEASDLLAGTLDRDQTLALMAQMTVPTLATWCAVYTIADQSSEPYLSYVLHEDEERIDGLKALLSKIAPPDPVPTPGARVWAAPSEAAHQAALRSSMRTLGLGENGRLGEPGRLGSGVRTTLATAAAVGGETVVLPLVARNRVIGMLTLGKPSDDHFRQEILELAEDLSRRAALALDNARLYSERMAISQSLQRSLLPPGLPEVPNVEIEVIYRAAGEGNEVGGDFYDVFPIRDGAYGFAIGDVCGTGPEAAAVTGLARHALRLLAREGFGGPAVLERLNAAILDEGARSRFLTLLYGELWPQEDGSALLKVVCAGHPLPLRLRQDGSVEAAAEPQPLLGVIEELELYEQTVTLAPGDVLLCVTDGVTERREGTRMLGDDGLADVLATCTGLTAGAVAARILRAVERFAAEPASDDMAILAMRVPEPPTA, from the coding sequence GTGATCACCGCGCGCGCGGCCGCCACCTTCGACCCGGTCGGGCGCTCCGTCGCGACCGCCCGCGCCTTTGTCCGCGACACCCTCCAGGGGTGGGGCTACACGGACGTCGTCGACGACGCGGTCGTCCTCACCAGCGAGCTGGTGACCAATGCCGTGGTCCACGCGGGCACCGCCGCGGACGTGCTGTGCCTGCGTACGGAGGACGGCGTCCGGATCGAGGTCTCCGACCACTATCCGGAGCGTGAGATCCCGCTCCAGAGCGCGGGCCCGGACTTCGGCAGCCCGGACCGCGAGAACGGCCGCGGGTTGCTGCTCTGCGCGGCACTCGCCACCCGGTGGGGCGTGGAGTACTCGCCCACCCGCAAACATGTCTGGTTCCAGCTCGATCTTCCCGACCGCCCGGTAGGCATCCGTTCGGCGGGCCCGCTGCTGCCCGTGGGACTGCTCCCCGTCGCCGACGAACGCGTCCGGGTGGCGGTCGTCCAGATCGACAGCGCCGGCTCCATCGCGGCCTGGAACGAGGACTCCTCGTTCCTTTTCGGCCATACCGCGGATCAGGTCACCGGGAAGCAGCTCACCGACTTCACCGCCTGGCCCCAGACTCCCGGCACCAACACGGGCATCGTCGACGCCCTCCAGCTCTCGCGCTGGGAGGGGAGTTACGGAATCCGGGGCGCCGACGGCCGGATCATCCCCGTCTACGCCTCGCACCTGAGGGTCCGCGACACCCACGGCGAGCCCTCGACCGTCTGTCTGCTCGTCCGCGACTACGAGCGCGCCGTGCTCCAGTCGCCGGCCCGCACACCGGTGTCCGACACGAACGCCGAGAGCGGCAAGACCGACCCTTTCAAGATCTTCATCGGCTCCCCCGCCCCCGACGACCTCGACGGCCTGCTCCAGCGCACGGTCGAGCGGGCCCGCGACATGCTCGACGCCGATGCGGCCTTTCTGCTGCTGGCGACGGACGACGAAACGGAACTGGAGGTACGGGCCACCACAGGTCTGCCCTCCGCCCGCCAGCGTTTCGCCCGCGTCCCGGTGGAAGCCGGTACCGGACGATACGGATCCGCCCGGATGCCCGCCGTCCACGAGGACCTCGACAACGTTCCGGGAGCCGTACCGCTGCTCGGCGGGACCGGGATGCGTTCCGTCGTCACCGTCCCGCTGAAGGTCGAAGGGCGGCTCACGGGCTCCCTGGGCGTCGCCGCCGAAGCAGCCGGCCGCTACTCGAACGAGGAGGCCCTGCGCCTGCAGTTCGCCGCGGACCGGATCGCGCTGGCGGTCGAGTCGGCTCGCCTCGGCGAGCTGGAACGCCTCCGCCGCGGTTCCCTCTCCTTCCTCGTCGAGGCTTCCGACCTGCTGGCCGGCACCCTCGACCGGGACCAGACCCTGGCGCTGATGGCCCAGATGACGGTCCCCACCCTGGCCACCTGGTGCGCCGTGTACACGATCGCCGACCAGTCGTCCGAGCCGTATCTCTCCTACGTCCTGCACGAGGACGAGGAGCGCATCGACGGCCTCAAGGCCCTGCTCTCCAAGATCGCACCGCCGGACCCCGTGCCGACCCCCGGCGCCCGTGTCTGGGCCGCCCCGTCCGAGGCCGCCCACCAGGCGGCCCTGCGCAGTTCGATGCGCACCCTCGGCCTCGGTGAGAACGGCAGGCTCGGCGAACCGGGCAGGCTCGGCTCCGGCGTCCGTACGACGCTCGCCACCGCGGCCGCCGTCGGCGGGGAGACGGTGGTCCTGCCACTCGTGGCCCGTAACCGCGTCATCGGCATGCTGACGCTCGGCAAGCCCTCCGACGACCATTTCCGCCAGGAGATCCTGGAACTGGCCGAGGACCTCTCCCGCCGAGCCGCACTCGCCCTCGACAACGCCCGCCTCTACTCGGAGCGCATGGCGATCAGTCAGTCCCTGCAGCGCAGCCTGCTGCCGCCGGGGCTGCCCGAGGTCCCCAATGTCGAGATCGAGGTCATCTACCGCGCGGCCGGCGAGGGCAACGAGGTCGGTGGCGACTTCTACGACGTCTTCCCGATCCGCGACGGCGCCTACGGCTTCGCCATCGGCGACGTATGCGGTACGGGCCCGGAGGCCGCGGCCGTCACGGGCCTCGCCCGCCACGCCCTGCGCCTTCTCGCCCGCGAGGGCTTCGGCGGCCCCGCCGTCCTGGAGCGCCTCAACGCCGCCATCCTGGACGAGGGCGCCCGCAGCCGCTTCCTGACCCTCCTGTACGGCGAGCTGTGGCCCCAGGAGGACGGCAGCGCCCTTCTGAAGGTGGTCTGCGCAGGGCACCCGCTGCCGCTGCGCCTGCGTCAGGACGGTTCGGTGGAGGCAGCGGCCGAGCCTCAGCCCCTGCTGGGCGTCATCGAGGAACTCGAGCTGTACGAGCAGACGGTCACCCTCGCCCCGGGCGATGTCCTGCTGTGCGTCACCGATGGCGTCACGGAACGCCGGGAGGGCACCCGCATGCTGGGCGACGACGGTCTGGCGGACGTCCTGGCGACCTGCACCGGTCTCACGGCGGGTGCGGTGGCGGCTCGCATCCTGCGGGCGGTGGAGCGCTTTGCCGCCGAGCCGGCCTCGGACGACATGGCCATCCTCGCCATGCGTGTGCCTGAACCCCCCACCGCCTAA
- a CDS encoding pitrilysin family protein, whose translation MTSRSSVTTARASSEARAVARTQTLLKGTNGIGTVRRTVLPGGLRVVTETLPSVRSATFGIWANVGSRDETPTLNGATHYLEHLLFKGTAKRSALDISAAIDAVGGEMNAFTAKEYTCYYARVLDTDLPLAIDVVCDMLTGSLITAEDVDAERGVILEEIAMTEDDPGDCVHDLFAHTMLGDTPLGRPVLGTVDTINALDRSRIARFYKKHYDPTHLVVAAAGNIDHATVVRQVRKAFERAGALSRTDAVPVAPREGSRTLRTAGRVELLNRRTEQAHVVLGVPGLARTDERRWALGVLNTALGGGMSSRLFQEVREKRGLAYSVYSYTSGFADCGLFGVYAGCRPSQVHDVLKICRDELDRVASEGLSDEEIGRAIGQLSGSTVLGLEDTGALMNRIGKSELCWGDQMSVDDMLARMAQVTPDDVRAVAGEVLGHRPSLSVIGPLKDKQADRLEEAVS comes from the coding sequence GTGACGTCCCGTAGTTCCGTGACGACGGCCCGCGCCTCCTCCGAGGCGCGGGCCGTCGCCCGTACCCAAACGCTTCTCAAGGGCACCAACGGCATCGGTACGGTCCGCCGCACCGTCCTGCCCGGCGGTCTCCGGGTCGTCACCGAGACCCTGCCCTCCGTACGCTCCGCCACCTTCGGCATCTGGGCCAACGTCGGATCACGCGACGAGACCCCCACGCTGAACGGCGCGACGCACTACCTCGAACACCTCCTCTTCAAGGGCACCGCCAAGCGCAGCGCCCTGGACATCTCCGCCGCGATCGACGCGGTCGGCGGCGAGATGAACGCCTTCACGGCGAAGGAGTACACCTGCTACTACGCGCGGGTCCTCGACACCGACCTGCCGCTGGCCATCGATGTCGTCTGCGACATGCTGACCGGCTCGCTGATCACCGCCGAGGACGTCGACGCGGAGCGCGGCGTCATCCTCGAAGAGATCGCGATGACCGAGGACGACCCGGGCGACTGCGTGCACGACCTGTTCGCGCACACCATGCTCGGCGACACCCCCCTCGGCCGCCCGGTCCTCGGCACCGTCGACACCATCAACGCGCTCGACCGCAGCCGGATCGCCCGCTTCTACAAGAAGCACTACGACCCCACGCACCTGGTCGTCGCCGCCGCCGGCAACATCGACCACGCCACGGTCGTACGCCAGGTCCGCAAGGCCTTCGAGCGGGCGGGCGCCCTGTCCCGCACCGACGCCGTCCCGGTCGCCCCGCGCGAGGGCTCCCGCACCCTGCGCACCGCGGGCCGGGTGGAGCTCCTGAACCGCAGGACCGAGCAGGCCCACGTCGTCCTCGGCGTACCCGGCCTGGCCCGCACCGACGAGCGCCGCTGGGCGCTGGGCGTCCTCAACACCGCCCTCGGCGGCGGCATGAGCTCACGCCTCTTCCAGGAGGTACGGGAGAAGCGCGGCCTCGCCTACAGCGTGTACTCGTACACCTCGGGCTTCGCCGACTGCGGACTCTTCGGGGTGTACGCGGGCTGCCGGCCCAGCCAGGTCCACGACGTCCTCAAGATCTGCCGGGACGAACTCGACCGGGTGGCGTCCGAAGGACTGAGCGACGAGGAGATCGGTCGCGCCATCGGGCAGCTCTCCGGCTCCACGGTCCTCGGCCTGGAGGACACCGGCGCGCTGATGAACCGCATCGGCAAGAGCGAACTGTGCTGGGGCGACCAGATGTCGGTCGACGACATGCTGGCCCGGATGGCGCAGGTCACCCCCGACGACGTCCGCGCGGTCGCGGGCGAGGTCCTCGGACACCGCCCCTCCCTCTCCGTCATCGGTCCGCTCAAGGACAAGCAGGCCGACCGCCTCGAAGAAGCGGTCTCCTAA